A single window of Martelella sp. NC20 DNA harbors:
- the htpX gene encoding zinc metalloprotease HtpX produces MNFVRTAMLLAAMTALFMGIGYLIGGQSGMVIAFFVAAAMNVFSYWNSDRMVLRMYGAQEVDERTAPEYYGMVRELAGRAGLPMPKVYLYDSPQPNAFATGRNPQHAAVAASTGIVKMLSREELAGVMAHELAHVQHRDTLTMTITATLAGAISMLANFAFFFGRGRDNPLGIVGVLVMMIVAPMAAALVQMAISRTREYSADKRGGEICGNPLALASALQKIHHGAEVIHNERAERNPATAHMFIINPLSGQNMDNLFSTHPKTENRLAALREQAARMGVTSTQAPRPAKATRRSQSVPRTGGDSEPPFKGPWS; encoded by the coding sequence ATGAATTTCGTTCGCACCGCCATGCTGCTCGCCGCAATGACGGCGCTGTTCATGGGGATCGGCTATCTGATCGGCGGTCAGAGCGGCATGGTGATCGCCTTCTTCGTCGCCGCCGCCATGAATGTCTTTTCCTACTGGAATTCCGACCGCATGGTGCTGAGGATGTACGGCGCCCAGGAGGTCGACGAACGCACGGCGCCGGAATATTACGGCATGGTCCGCGAGCTTGCCGGCCGCGCCGGGTTGCCGATGCCCAAGGTCTACCTCTATGACAGCCCGCAGCCGAACGCGTTTGCCACCGGCCGAAATCCGCAACATGCCGCTGTCGCAGCCTCGACCGGCATTGTGAAAATGCTCTCGCGCGAGGAACTGGCCGGCGTCATGGCCCATGAGCTGGCCCATGTCCAGCACCGCGACACCCTGACCATGACGATCACGGCCACCCTTGCCGGCGCGATCTCGATGCTCGCCAATTTCGCGTTCTTCTTCGGGCGCGGGCGCGACAATCCGCTCGGCATCGTCGGCGTGCTGGTGATGATGATCGTCGCCCCGATGGCGGCAGCCCTGGTGCAGATGGCGATCAGCCGCACCCGCGAATATTCGGCCGACAAACGCGGTGGCGAGATCTGCGGCAATCCTCTGGCACTTGCCTCCGCCCTGCAGAAAATTCATCACGGCGCCGAGGTCATCCACAATGAACGGGCCGAGCGCAACCCGGCAACAGCCCATATGTTCATCATCAATCCGCTGTCGGGCCAGAACATGGACAACCTGTTTTCGACCCACCCCAAGACGGAAAACCGGCTCGCCGCGCTGCGCGAACAGGCCGCCCGCATGGGTGTGACCTCGACGCAAGCCCCCCGGCCTGCTAAAGCGACCCGCAGATCGCAGTCGGTGCCTCGGACCGGCGGCGACAGTGAACCGCCCTTCAAAGGTCCCTGGTCTTGA
- a CDS encoding DUF1674 domain-containing protein produces MPSAADLAALTATPEIPAEEPDALRRENLPEPAKRALAEAEERRRDAENTRKAATEVGGRGGLDPARFGDWEIKGRAIDF; encoded by the coding sequence CTGCCATCGGCGGCCGATCTGGCAGCGCTCACCGCAACGCCAGAAATCCCGGCTGAGGAACCCGACGCGCTCCGCCGCGAGAACCTGCCGGAGCCGGCGAAACGGGCCCTTGCTGAGGCCGAGGAGCGCCGCCGCGACGCTGAAAACACCCGCAAGGCGGCGACCGAGGTCGGTGGCCGAGGTGGTCTCGACCCCGCGCGATTCGGGGATTGGGAGATCAAGGGCCGTGCAATCGATTTTTAA
- the purH gene encoding bifunctional phosphoribosylaminoimidazolecarboxamide formyltransferase/IMP cyclohydrolase, with product MAVASKKIPAPDLVTVKTALLSVSDKSGIVEFASALAARGIRLLSTGGTHKALAEAGLEVTDVSAITGFPEIMDGRVKTLHPNVHGGLLAIRDDEEHQAAMREHGISGIDLAVINLYPFEEVRAAGGDYPTTVENIDIGGPAMIRAAAKNHAYVTVITDPADYDEVSEAIEAGNGTVPYALRQNLAARAYARTAAYDAAISGWFAEALSLANPRHMTLGGTLRQEMRYGENPHQAAAFYVTGDKRPGVANAVQHQGKQLSYNNINDTDAAFELVAEFPPEATPACAIIKHANPCGVARAQTLVEAYRRALACDSQSAFGGIVALNRTLDGETASEIVKLFTEVIIAPDADDAAREIIAAKKNLRLLTTGGLPDPRARGMNFKTVAGGFLVQSRDTAMIDEIELNVVTERAPTDRELEDMKMAFAIAKHVKSNAIVYVKDGQTAGIGAGQMSRIDSARIAGIKAEEAAKAAGWPEPMTRGSAVASEAFFPFADGLLSAVAAGATAVIQPGGSIRDQEVIDAANANGVAMVFTGVRTFRH from the coding sequence ATGGCTGTCGCCTCCAAGAAAATTCCAGCACCCGATCTCGTCACCGTGAAGACCGCGCTGCTCTCTGTCTCCGACAAGAGCGGCATCGTCGAATTCGCAAGCGCGCTTGCGGCCCGCGGGATCAGGCTGCTTTCGACCGGCGGCACCCACAAGGCGCTGGCCGAGGCCGGTCTCGAGGTGACAGACGTCTCCGCCATCACCGGCTTTCCCGAGATCATGGATGGCCGGGTCAAGACGCTGCATCCGAATGTCCATGGCGGCCTGCTCGCGATCCGCGACGACGAGGAGCATCAGGCTGCGATGCGCGAGCACGGCATTTCCGGCATCGATCTCGCGGTCATCAACCTCTATCCGTTCGAAGAGGTTCGCGCCGCCGGCGGCGATTATCCGACCACGGTAGAAAATATCGATATCGGCGGCCCGGCGATGATCCGTGCGGCCGCCAAGAACCACGCCTATGTCACCGTGATCACCGATCCGGCCGATTATGACGAGGTGAGCGAGGCGATCGAGGCCGGAAACGGCACCGTGCCCTACGCGCTCCGGCAGAACCTCGCCGCCCGCGCCTATGCCCGCACGGCCGCCTATGACGCCGCGATTTCCGGCTGGTTCGCTGAGGCGCTGTCGCTTGCAAACCCGCGCCACATGACGCTTGGCGGCACGCTGCGCCAGGAAATGCGCTATGGCGAAAACCCGCATCAGGCCGCAGCCTTCTACGTCACCGGCGACAAGCGCCCGGGCGTGGCAAACGCCGTGCAGCATCAGGGCAAGCAGCTTTCCTACAACAATATCAACGACACCGACGCCGCCTTCGAACTGGTTGCGGAGTTCCCGCCGGAAGCAACCCCCGCCTGCGCCATCATCAAGCACGCCAACCCCTGCGGCGTGGCGCGTGCGCAAACGCTGGTCGAGGCCTACCGGCGGGCGCTCGCCTGCGACAGCCAGTCGGCCTTCGGCGGCATCGTCGCGCTCAACCGCACGCTCGATGGCGAGACCGCCTCGGAAATCGTCAAGCTGTTCACCGAGGTGATCATCGCGCCCGACGCCGATGACGCCGCCCGCGAAATCATCGCCGCGAAGAAGAACCTGCGCCTGCTCACCACCGGCGGCCTGCCGGATCCGCGCGCGCGCGGCATGAATTTCAAGACCGTCGCCGGCGGCTTCCTGGTGCAATCGCGCGACACCGCGATGATCGACGAGATCGAGCTCAACGTGGTTACCGAACGCGCGCCGACCGACCGCGAGCTCGAGGACATGAAGATGGCCTTCGCGATCGCCAAGCACGTCAAGTCGAACGCAATCGTCTACGTCAAGGATGGCCAGACCGCCGGCATCGGCGCCGGCCAGATGAGCCGCATCGATTCAGCCCGGATTGCCGGCATCAAGGCCGAGGAAGCCGCGAAAGCCGCCGGCTGGCCCGAGCCGATGACCAGGGGCTCGGCCGTCGCCTCGGAAGCCTTCTTCCCGTTCGCCGACGGGCTGCTCTCTGCCGTGGCCGCGGGCGCCACCGCCGTGATCCAGCCGGGCGGTTCGATCCGCGATCAGGAGGTGATCGACGCCGCCAACGCCAATGGCGTGGCGATGGTGTTCACCGGGGTCAGGACCTTCCGTCACTGA
- a CDS encoding MFS transporter, which produces MFFDWAAQPFFTVIITFIFGPYFVASLGPDKVAGQTAWANAATVAGLVIALTAPLAGALSDAVGGNKRFICALSIVQIASLAMLWHAAPGSGYFWPAVMIVFATIAAELSVVFNDAMLPRLVERGAISRISNDAWGLGYLGGMIFLVLFLLFVSADPDTGLTILGRPPVFGLSAAEGEPARLAGPLAALWYLVFLMPMILLTPDSIKAGGAGRRLGGGLADFLSTLLSLRRRPALFRFFIARMLYMDGLNGLLILGGAFAASMFGWSITEIGIYGMILNVAAIFGCFVAARLSRRVSAGRVVIVTLSMLIAATFGVVSTSVDATLFGAIPLLPAHGGLFSSGAEKAFLLYGVIIGLAFGPVQAGSRAFLAVAVDASEAGRFFGLFSLTGRMTSFMATAGFALLTSWTGSPNIGMASLLVFLVAGLALFVPATVAVSDGRS; this is translated from the coding sequence ATGTTCTTCGACTGGGCGGCGCAGCCCTTTTTCACGGTGATCATCACCTTCATCTTCGGCCCCTATTTCGTTGCCTCACTCGGTCCGGACAAGGTCGCGGGCCAGACGGCCTGGGCCAACGCGGCGACGGTGGCGGGCCTCGTGATTGCGCTCACGGCCCCGCTTGCCGGCGCGCTCTCGGATGCCGTCGGCGGCAACAAGCGCTTCATCTGCGCCCTTTCAATCGTGCAGATCGCGAGCCTTGCCATGCTCTGGCATGCGGCGCCGGGCTCGGGCTATTTCTGGCCTGCGGTGATGATCGTGTTCGCCACGATTGCCGCCGAACTCTCGGTGGTCTTCAACGATGCCATGCTGCCCCGGCTGGTGGAGCGGGGAGCGATCTCCCGGATTTCCAACGATGCCTGGGGGCTCGGCTATCTGGGCGGCATGATCTTTCTCGTGCTGTTCCTGCTGTTCGTGTCCGCCGATCCCGACACCGGCCTCACGATACTGGGCCGCCCTCCGGTCTTCGGCCTGTCGGCGGCCGAAGGCGAGCCGGCGCGGCTGGCGGGGCCGCTTGCGGCGCTGTGGTATCTGGTTTTTCTGATGCCGATGATTCTGCTCACGCCCGACAGCATAAAAGCAGGCGGGGCAGGCAGGCGGCTGGGGGGAGGGCTTGCCGACTTTCTCTCGACCCTTCTCAGCCTCAGACGACGCCCGGCGCTGTTCCGTTTCTTCATCGCCCGCATGCTCTACATGGACGGCCTCAACGGTCTCCTGATCCTCGGCGGCGCATTTGCCGCCTCGATGTTCGGCTGGTCGATCACCGAGATCGGCATTTACGGCATGATCCTCAATGTCGCCGCCATTTTCGGCTGCTTCGTTGCTGCCCGGCTCAGCCGCCGCGTCAGCGCCGGACGGGTGGTGATCGTCACGCTTTCGATGCTGATTGCCGCGACCTTCGGCGTGGTCTCCACCAGCGTCGATGCCACGCTGTTCGGGGCAATACCGCTTTTGCCGGCCCATGGCGGGCTGTTCTCGTCGGGCGCGGAAAAGGCGTTTCTGCTTTACGGCGTTATCATCGGCCTCGCATTCGGTCCCGTGCAGGCGGGCTCGCGCGCGTTTCTTGCGGTCGCCGTCGATGCGTCGGAGGCAGGCCGCTTCTTCGGCCTGTTCTCGCTGACCGGGCGGATGACGAGCTTCATGGCGACGGCCGGTTTCGCCTTGCTCACAAGCTGGACGGGCTCGCCGAATATCGGCATGGCGAGCCTGCTGGTGTTTCTGGTCGCCGGGCTGGCGTTGTTCGTGCCCGCGACGGTTGCCGTCAGTGACGGAAGGTCCTGA
- a CDS encoding thermonuclease family protein codes for MNRPFSTSALICAVLLSLPLPAGAVEIFAGPVRAEVVRVVDGDTIAVEARPWPGQIVETLVRVRGVDTPELRSSCGAEKEAANIAKAYVISLLREGETVELREIAGDKYFGRVVANVGLPDHRDLSTLLLTGGYAVPYDGGRKTPFACPSS; via the coding sequence ATGAATCGCCCGTTTTCCACATCCGCGCTGATTTGCGCCGTTTTATTGTCGCTGCCGCTTCCGGCCGGCGCCGTCGAGATATTCGCCGGGCCGGTGAGGGCGGAGGTCGTGCGTGTCGTCGATGGCGATACGATCGCGGTCGAGGCGCGGCCATGGCCGGGGCAGATCGTCGAGACGCTGGTCAGGGTGCGCGGGGTCGATACGCCGGAGCTTCGTTCCTCCTGCGGGGCTGAGAAGGAAGCGGCCAATATCGCGAAAGCCTATGTGATTTCACTGCTGCGCGAGGGCGAAACCGTGGAACTGCGCGAGATCGCGGGCGACAAGTATTTCGGCCGCGTGGTGGCCAATGTCGGCCTGCCCGATCATCGCGATCTCAGCACATTGCTGCTGACCGGCGGCTATGCCGTGCCTTATGACGGCGGGCGCAAGACGCCCTTTGCATGCCCTTCGTCGTGA
- a CDS encoding heparinase II/III family protein: protein MAPTDLRIADPVEGEDIVSGRFAFAGELLLSEGRPVFSCEMPSAGFERILSGFGWLRHLRTQRDIGANEFARAAVLSFLRRHRAITGPTWTTETVATRLNAWLCHSTVILKGADAAFYRRFIDALIRHAQLLRRRYRGMARDELKLQVAMTLAMASISLDLSDRQKREATLRLDDELTRQILPDGGHISRCPDALLRLLLGLLPLRQTYINLEQPLPKRLLASIDRAYAALNFFRHSDGELALFNGSGRVPSTALSALLRYDEIGSAGFKALPHTGFQRLEAGGTVLIADAGKPLSAHLSKTAHAGAAAFELSSGKNRFVVNAGIPARASEAARMARSTAAHSAVTIDDHSSIRFSRSDFLGPVAFGGIRHVEVERNEDERGHDRLVIRHDGYLSRFGIYCERNLALSPDGRALAGIERFRRAHDALPLSRDGHAATLRFHLHPAIWTMQEDADTIFMTAPDNESWLFAAPGFSPRLEDDVFFAASSGAKPSQQIVITAEIAEYPEIAWQFKRLD, encoded by the coding sequence GTGGCGCCCACCGATCTGCGTATCGCCGACCCGGTTGAGGGCGAGGATATCGTTTCCGGCCGCTTCGCCTTTGCCGGTGAACTGCTGCTGAGCGAAGGCCGGCCGGTGTTTTCCTGCGAAATGCCGAGCGCTGGATTCGAGAGGATCTTATCCGGTTTCGGCTGGCTCAGGCATCTGAGAACCCAGCGCGACATCGGGGCAAACGAGTTCGCCCGCGCCGCGGTCCTGAGTTTCCTGCGCCGCCACCGCGCGATAACGGGTCCGACCTGGACAACGGAAACGGTCGCGACCCGGCTCAACGCCTGGCTCTGCCATTCCACAGTCATCCTCAAGGGCGCGGATGCCGCATTTTACCGCCGGTTCATCGATGCCCTCATCCGCCACGCGCAGTTGCTGCGCCGGCGCTATCGCGGCATGGCGCGCGACGAGCTGAAGCTGCAGGTCGCCATGACGCTCGCCATGGCCTCGATCAGCCTCGACCTCTCCGATCGGCAAAAGCGCGAGGCGACGCTCAGGCTCGATGACGAGCTTACCCGCCAGATCCTGCCCGATGGCGGCCATATCTCGCGCTGTCCCGATGCGCTCCTGCGCCTTCTGCTCGGCCTGCTGCCGCTCCGGCAGACCTATATCAATCTCGAACAGCCGCTGCCCAAACGCCTGCTCGCCAGTATCGACCGGGCCTATGCGGCGCTCAATTTCTTCCGTCACAGCGATGGCGAGCTTGCGCTGTTCAACGGATCGGGCCGGGTGCCGTCGACAGCGCTTTCCGCGCTTCTGAGATATGACGAGATCGGCAGCGCCGGTTTCAAGGCCCTGCCCCATACCGGCTTCCAGCGGCTTGAGGCGGGCGGGACGGTGCTGATCGCCGATGCCGGAAAGCCGCTGAGCGCGCATCTGTCGAAGACCGCCCATGCGGGGGCTGCGGCATTCGAGCTGTCATCGGGCAAGAACCGTTTCGTCGTCAATGCCGGGATCCCCGCTCGTGCCAGCGAAGCGGCCCGCATGGCGCGCTCGACCGCCGCCCATTCCGCCGTCACGATCGACGATCATTCCTCGATCCGGTTCTCGCGCTCGGATTTTCTTGGCCCGGTCGCCTTTGGCGGGATACGTCATGTCGAGGTCGAACGAAACGAGGACGAGCGCGGTCACGACCGCCTCGTCATCCGCCATGACGGCTATCTGTCGCGCTTCGGGATTTATTGCGAACGCAACCTGGCGCTGTCGCCGGACGGCCGCGCGCTTGCCGGGATCGAGCGGTTCCGCCGCGCGCATGATGCGCTGCCGCTTTCGCGCGACGGCCATGCCGCCACGCTCCGCTTCCATCTCCACCCGGCAATCTGGACGATGCAGGAGGACGCCGACACGATCTTCATGACGGCGCCCGACAACGAAAGCTGGCTGTTTGCGGCGCCGGGCTTTTCGCCCCGGCTGGAGGACGACGTCTTCTTCGCCGCAAGCTCGGGCGCGAAGCCTTCGCAACAGATCGTGATCACCGCCGAAATCGCCGAATACCCCGAAATCGCCTGGCAGTTCAAACGCCTCGACTGA
- a CDS encoding RsmB/NOP family class I SAM-dependent RNA methyltransferase, with amino-acid sequence MVLNDDMMRTGPERGRPNDKPGYAARAAASKILAAVIDRKTPLDGMIDTEHGNPAYRALSPADRALCRALVLTTLRHKPMLDQAVASLLDRPLPGGARALAHVLAVASAQILYLDIPDHSAVDIAVEQANADPRNKRFAGLVNAVLRGMTRRKAKILAELETVSPIPDWFSKRLTAVYGEDQALAIGRAQLQPPTIDISVKSDPEGWAARLGGTVLSTGTIRLDAPSGAVSDMDGFAEGEWWVQDAAAAIPATLFGDLAGQRIIDLCAAPGGKTAQLIMQGGRVIALERSKSRLKRLEQNLSRLRLSAETIAADMMEYQPETPFDAALLDAPCSSTGTARRHPDVFWTKDFSDIEKLAEVQYAMARRALDLVRPGGLVIFSNCSLDPLEGETVIERLLADGAPAERSDFPAGRPEALKPFFDADGAIRTTPAARIDGATGLDGFYAVALRRT; translated from the coding sequence CTGGTCTTGAATGATGACATGATGCGGACAGGTCCCGAAAGGGGCCGTCCGAACGACAAGCCCGGCTACGCCGCCCGCGCCGCCGCCTCCAAAATCCTCGCAGCCGTGATCGACCGCAAGACGCCGCTCGACGGCATGATCGATACCGAACACGGCAACCCCGCCTATCGCGCGCTCAGCCCCGCCGACCGGGCCCTGTGCCGCGCGCTGGTGCTGACGACGCTGCGCCACAAGCCGATGCTCGATCAGGCGGTCGCCTCGCTGCTCGACCGTCCGCTGCCCGGCGGCGCGCGCGCCCTCGCCCATGTGCTTGCGGTCGCATCCGCCCAGATCCTCTATCTCGATATACCCGATCATTCCGCCGTCGATATTGCCGTGGAACAGGCCAATGCCGATCCGCGCAACAAACGGTTCGCGGGCCTGGTCAATGCCGTGCTGCGCGGCATGACGCGGCGCAAGGCGAAAATCCTGGCCGAACTCGAAACCGTCAGCCCGATCCCCGACTGGTTCTCGAAACGGCTGACGGCTGTCTATGGCGAAGATCAGGCGCTGGCCATCGGCCGCGCCCAGCTTCAGCCGCCGACGATCGATATCAGCGTCAAGTCCGACCCCGAAGGCTGGGCTGCGCGCCTTGGCGGCACGGTGCTTTCCACCGGGACCATCCGTCTCGATGCGCCCTCCGGCGCCGTCTCAGACATGGATGGCTTTGCCGAGGGGGAATGGTGGGTGCAGGATGCCGCCGCCGCCATTCCGGCAACGCTGTTTGGCGACCTCGCCGGTCAGCGCATCATCGACCTGTGCGCCGCTCCCGGCGGCAAGACCGCGCAACTGATCATGCAGGGCGGCAGGGTCATCGCGCTGGAGCGCTCCAAAAGCAGGCTCAAGCGGCTTGAGCAGAACCTTTCCCGGTTGCGGCTTTCCGCCGAGACGATTGCGGCCGATATGATGGAATACCAGCCGGAAACGCCATTCGACGCCGCCCTTCTGGATGCCCCCTGCTCTTCCACCGGCACCGCGCGGCGGCATCCGGACGTGTTCTGGACCAAGGACTTTTCCGACATCGAGAAGCTGGCGGAGGTGCAATACGCCATGGCGCGGCGCGCGCTCGATCTGGTGCGCCCGGGCGGCCTCGTAATCTTCTCCAACTGTTCGCTCGATCCGCTGGAGGGCGAAACGGTTATCGAGCGGCTTCTGGCCGATGGCGCGCCTGCCGAGCGCTCGGATTTTCCAGCCGGACGACCGGAAGCGCTTAAGCCGTTTTTCGACGCCGACGGCGCGATCCGCACCACGCCTGCGGCAAGGATAGATGGCGCAACCGGCCTCGACGGTTTTTACGCGGTCGCGCTCAGGCGGACGTGA
- a CDS encoding ABC transporter ATP-binding protein, with translation MGSIKLENVEKWFGDLQVIKGIDLTIADGEFVIFVGPSGCGKSTLLRMIAGLEETSRGRVLLDGDDVTDRLPSERGLSMVFQSYALYPHMDVRDNMGFSLKTAGSPKKEIEEKVGRAAETLKLDDYLDRRPKALSGGQRQRVAIGRAIVREPKGFLFDEPLSNLDAALRVEMRFEIARLHETLGTTMIYVTHDQVEAMTLADRIVVLKDGRIMQIGTPRDLYERPDNLFVAQFIGSPKMNILPCSGKDGQYVIEGHGGDALPEGTGEAPTSLGIRPEHIEVVAPGEGQVTGTVEIDEYLGSDTFLYVDCGKAGRLIVRVAEIEAGMRRKQVGLKFRPEKLHFFNEEGALI, from the coding sequence ATGGGCTCCATAAAGCTCGAAAACGTGGAAAAATGGTTCGGCGACCTGCAGGTCATCAAGGGCATAGACCTTACGATCGCAGACGGCGAATTCGTGATCTTCGTCGGTCCTTCCGGCTGCGGAAAATCGACGCTGCTCCGGATGATCGCCGGGCTGGAGGAGACCAGCCGCGGCCGCGTCCTGCTTGATGGCGACGACGTCACCGACCGGCTGCCGTCCGAGCGTGGGCTTTCGATGGTGTTCCAGTCCTACGCGCTCTATCCGCATATGGATGTGCGCGACAATATGGGCTTCTCGCTGAAGACCGCCGGCAGTCCGAAGAAGGAAATCGAGGAAAAGGTCGGACGCGCCGCCGAAACCCTCAAGCTCGACGATTATCTCGACCGCCGCCCCAAGGCGCTTTCCGGCGGCCAGCGCCAGCGCGTCGCGATCGGCCGCGCGATCGTGCGCGAGCCGAAGGGTTTTCTGTTCGACGAGCCGCTCTCCAATCTCGACGCGGCGCTGCGCGTGGAGATGCGCTTCGAGATCGCCCGCCTGCACGAAACGCTCGGCACCACGATGATCTACGTCACCCACGACCAGGTCGAGGCGATGACGCTTGCCGACCGGATCGTGGTGCTGAAGGATGGCCGGATCATGCAGATCGGCACGCCGCGCGACCTTTACGAACGCCCCGACAACCTGTTCGTCGCCCAGTTCATCGGCTCGCCGAAGATGAATATCCTGCCGTGTTCGGGCAAGGACGGACAATATGTCATCGAGGGCCATGGCGGCGATGCGCTGCCTGAGGGCACCGGGGAGGCGCCGACATCGCTCGGCATCCGTCCGGAGCATATCGAGGTCGTTGCCCCCGGCGAGGGACAGGTCACCGGCACGGTCGAGATCGACGAATATCTCGGCTCCGACACGTTCCTCTATGTCGACTGCGGCAAGGCCGGCCGCCTGATCGTGCGCGTCGCGGAGATCGAGGCCGGGATGCGCCGCAAGCAGGTCGGGCTGAAATTCCGGCCGGAAAAACTGCATTTCTTCAATGAAGAAGGCGCGTTGATCTGA